A single Crateriforma conspicua DNA region contains:
- a CDS encoding vWA domain-containing protein has protein sequence MKRTAPSRRRRGAMLVLIAVMLLGFMVAVAFSVDVAQMHLSRTELRTATDAAAKAAAATLSDTLDRNQAVQRGQQIAAANSVNGDPLVIPAGDFQFGRSQEQNGGRYAFTADQVPLNSVRVLGRRTADSPSGAVPLFFGNILGVSSFEPVANATATYIERDVVLVVDRSGSMAGQKFADLSNAINVFVNTLNNTPVDERVGLASYNDRASEDVQLTENLAEISVAMGAMRVGGFTSISRGMSAGRAIMLSGRSPDFVERTMVVMTDGRHNRGPEPRVVANQLAANNVTIHTITFGGNADLTRMREVATIGGGNHYHADNGLQLEQIYREIALTLSTMITE, from the coding sequence CTTTTGGGCTTCATGGTGGCGGTGGCCTTCTCCGTCGACGTCGCTCAGATGCACCTGTCGCGTACTGAATTGCGAACCGCGACCGATGCGGCCGCCAAAGCCGCTGCGGCCACTTTGTCGGACACCCTGGACCGCAATCAAGCGGTTCAGCGTGGCCAGCAAATCGCTGCGGCGAACAGCGTCAACGGAGACCCGTTGGTGATTCCCGCCGGCGATTTCCAGTTCGGACGCAGCCAAGAACAAAACGGCGGCCGTTACGCATTCACCGCGGACCAAGTGCCGCTAAACAGCGTGCGTGTGCTCGGACGCCGGACCGCGGATTCGCCGTCGGGGGCCGTGCCATTGTTTTTCGGAAACATCTTGGGCGTCAGTTCGTTTGAACCGGTGGCCAACGCCACGGCGACTTACATCGAACGCGACGTCGTGCTGGTGGTTGACCGCAGCGGGTCGATGGCCGGTCAAAAGTTTGCGGACTTGTCCAACGCGATCAACGTCTTCGTCAACACGCTGAACAACACGCCGGTGGATGAACGTGTCGGGTTGGCTTCCTACAACGACCGTGCCAGCGAAGATGTGCAACTGACCGAGAATTTGGCGGAGATCAGCGTAGCCATGGGGGCGATGCGGGTCGGCGGATTCACCAGCATTTCACGCGGGATGTCCGCCGGTCGTGCCATCATGTTGTCCGGACGATCGCCCGATTTTGTAGAACGCACGATGGTGGTGATGACCGATGGCCGGCACAACCGCGGGCCAGAACCTCGCGTCGTCGCCAATCAATTGGCCGCCAACAACGTCACGATTCACACGATCACCTTTGGCGGCAACGCCGACCTGACGCGGATGCGTGAAGTCGCCACGATCGGTGGCGGCAATCATTACCACGCCGACAACGGTTTGCAGTTGGAACAGATCTATCGCGAAATCGCATTGACCCTCAGCACGATGATTACCGAATGA
- a CDS encoding TadE family protein, with amino-acid sequence MMSKQIFPAGDRSAAGLSRRPATRRDRRGATMVEFAVTAPIVFLFFFAAFEFCRVAMIRHTADNAVYEAARIAIIPGGTAADARTEAERVLGTIGVTNYNIQIRPAQIQRDTPEITVQVDVPLDQNSFVPNQFVAGRSIRRELTMRREGV; translated from the coding sequence ATGATGTCCAAGCAAATCTTTCCGGCCGGGGATCGCTCGGCAGCAGGGCTTTCCCGCCGACCAGCCACGCGACGTGACCGCCGTGGTGCGACCATGGTGGAATTCGCGGTGACGGCACCGATCGTGTTCCTGTTCTTTTTCGCCGCGTTCGAATTTTGCCGCGTGGCGATGATCCGCCACACGGCCGACAATGCGGTCTATGAAGCCGCCCGGATCGCGATCATCCCCGGTGGAACCGCGGCCGACGCACGTACCGAAGCGGAACGAGTTTTGGGGACCATCGGCGTCACCAATTACAACATCCAAATTCGCCCGGCCCAAATTCAACGGGATACACCGGAGATCACTGTGCAGGTTGATGTGCCGCTGGATCAAAACAGCTTTGTGCCCAATCAATTCGTCGCGGGCCGTTCAATCCGTCGGGAACTGACGATGCGTCGCGAAGGCGTTTGA
- a CDS encoding amidohydrolase family protein produces MHRFITQRFAIPSARLWVAAIGWICLSVVSASDQVPAPPQSRPIVIRGATLHRVDQPVMQNGDLLFDDGRITGIGSDIDIPDNAKIIDAAGKHVYPGLIESMTDLGLREISNQSATVDNTEFGSINPNAKSWVAVNPDSELIPVARSGGVLLANVAPLGRWIRGQSAVMMLDGWTYQDMVLSAPSGLCLNWDHITGRGGDADLARRDERLDEFTERLDQARRYALGRQRDGERTHADLRLESLIPVIEGRVPVIATANRQSAIESAVAFCRSQSLRLIIHGGFDAEQCAELLKANDIGVLIPGTYRLPIRRSDRYDAAYTLPARLQRAGVRFAIGGEGSGSPGGASLTQNLPYHAGCAVAYGLSRQDALRSITLSPAEILGVEDRVGSLTVGKDATLLIADGDILETETQVTDAFITGRPVDLSNRHTMLHQKYRQKYRQANR; encoded by the coding sequence ATGCACCGCTTTATCACACAACGCTTCGCGATCCCTTCGGCACGTCTGTGGGTGGCTGCGATCGGATGGATCTGTCTGTCGGTCGTGTCGGCCAGCGATCAAGTTCCCGCGCCGCCACAGTCGCGTCCCATCGTCATTCGCGGCGCCACGCTGCATCGGGTCGATCAACCCGTGATGCAAAACGGTGACTTGCTGTTTGACGACGGCCGGATCACCGGGATCGGTTCGGATATCGACATTCCCGACAACGCAAAAATCATTGATGCGGCGGGCAAGCATGTTTATCCCGGCTTGATCGAATCGATGACCGATTTGGGGCTGCGTGAAATCAGCAACCAAAGTGCGACAGTCGACAACACCGAATTCGGCAGCATCAATCCCAACGCAAAATCATGGGTGGCCGTGAACCCGGACAGCGAATTGATCCCCGTCGCCAGGTCCGGCGGGGTGTTGTTGGCCAACGTCGCGCCGCTGGGACGATGGATTCGTGGCCAATCGGCGGTCATGATGCTGGACGGCTGGACCTATCAAGATATGGTGCTGTCGGCACCCTCGGGGTTGTGTCTGAACTGGGACCACATCACCGGACGTGGCGGGGACGCGGACCTGGCACGCCGCGACGAGCGATTGGATGAATTCACAGAACGGTTGGACCAAGCACGACGATACGCGCTGGGACGGCAACGAGATGGCGAAAGGACACACGCGGATTTGCGATTGGAAAGCCTGATCCCGGTTATCGAAGGCCGAGTCCCCGTGATTGCGACAGCCAACCGCCAGTCGGCCATTGAATCCGCGGTCGCCTTTTGTCGCTCACAATCGCTGCGTCTGATCATTCACGGTGGGTTCGACGCCGAACAGTGCGCCGAGTTGTTGAAGGCTAATGACATCGGCGTTCTGATCCCGGGCACCTATCGTTTGCCGATTCGGCGAAGTGACCGTTATGACGCGGCCTACACGTTGCCCGCCAGGCTACAGCGTGCCGGCGTTCGTTTTGCCATCGGGGGCGAAGGATCCGGATCACCCGGCGGTGCTTCGCTGACGCAAAACTTGCCGTACCACGCCGGATGTGCGGTCGCCTATGGACTTTCGCGTCAGGATGCTTTGCGATCGATCACTCTGTCGCCCGCGGAAATCTTGGGCGTCGAAGATCGTGTCGGTTCGCTAACGGTCGGAAAGGACGCGACACTGTTGATCGCCGATGGCGACATTTTGGAAACGGAGACACAGGTCACCGATGCTTTCATCACCGGACGCCCCGTCGACCTGAGCAATCGCCATACGATGCTGCACCAGAAATACCGCCAAAAGTACCGGCAAGCGAATCGCTAG